Proteins encoded within one genomic window of Felis catus isolate Fca126 chromosome C1, F.catus_Fca126_mat1.0, whole genome shotgun sequence:
- the FAM237A gene encoding protein FAM237A — MANPGNRRGIYRPLTLTCSLLIVGMCCVSPFFCHSQTDLLALNQADPQCWESSSVLLLEMRKPRISNTVSGFWDFMIYLKSSENLKHGALFWDLAQLFWDIYVDCVLSRNHGLGRRQLAGKEEEISAVRPQHTGRKQGAYSQQLRTPFLKKKELIEGVISMHLHGSGSKLIGKVTRGLEIKRK; from the exons ATGGCCAATCCTGGGAACAGAAGAGGGATCTACCGCCCCTTGACCCTTACCTGCTCCCTGCTCATTGTGGGAATGTGCTGTGTGTCTCCTTTCTTCTGCCATAGCCAGACAGACCTGCTGGCCCTTAATCAAGCTGATCCTCAGTGCTGGGAATCTTCTTCAGTGCTCCTCCTAGAAATGCGGAAGCCTCGAATTTCTAACACTGTTTCAGGTTTCTGGGATTTTATGATCTACCTAAAGTCATCTGAGAACTTGAAGCACGGGGCACTGTTTTGGGATCTGGCCCAACTCTTCTGGGACATCTATGTGGACTGTGTCCTCTCCAGGAACCATGGCTTAGGAAGGAGGCAATTggctgggaaggaagaggagatttCAGCAGTGCGTCCACAGCACACAGGGAGAAAACAAG gTGCATATTCTCAGCAGCTAAGAACAcctttcctaaagaagaaagagttGATTGAAGGTGTGATAAGCATGCACTTGCACGGAAGTGGGTCTAAGCTCATTGGGAAAGTCACCCGTGGcctggaaataaagagaaagtaa